The sequence AACGTGCTCGACCCCACGAGCGATCTGGGCCGCTTCGAGGACAAGATCCGGCGCGAGGAGGCGAAGGTCATGGGTCAGCAGGAGCTGCAGGCCTCCAGCCTCGACGCGCAGTTCGAGAGCCTCGACGACCTCGACGCCCAGACCGAGGTCGAGGCGCGCCTCGCGCAGCTGAAGCTCGGCGGCGGGGCCGCCCCGGTCGAGCACTGGGAGTCGAAGCCGCTGGGCTCCTGATCCTGCAGCATCCCTCGTCGAGCGCCCGCTCGAGGACTCGCCCCGACCGCCTGCGCGGTCGGGGCGAGCCGTTCGTGGAAGACTCTGCGTCATGAGGTTCGTCGCAGTACCCCAGTGGCAGGGCTCTCCCTCGTCGCGCGCCATGCGCCTGTCCGACGGTGCCGACGCCATCTTCGGCGACCTGCCGGCAAAGGCGAGCACGCTGATCGAGGTGCCGGTCGGCGCGGGCGACGCCCTCGGCACGACCATCCACCGCCTCTCCGCCATCAGCTCCACGGCCGACGCTCTCGCGGCCGAGCTGGCGTCCTCCGACGAGACGGCGCTCGTCGTCGGCGGCGACTGCGGCATCGAGCTCGCTGCCGTGGCCCACGCCTACCGCGACGACACCTGCGTGGTCTGGTTCGACGCGCACCCCGACCTCCACTCCCCCGAGTCGAGCGAGAGCGGTGCGTTCAGCGGGATGATCCTCGGCGCCCTCGTCGGTCGGGCCGACGACGAGCTCCGCGCCGGAGCCGTCACGGTCACGCCGCCCCGCATCCCCACCAGCCGCGTGGTCCTCGCCGGGGCCCGCAGCTTCGACGACGCGGAGGACGCCTTCGTCGAGGAGTCGGGCATCGCCACGGTCAGCGCCTTCGACCTCGACCCGCAGGACGTCGTCGACGCGGTCGCCGCGACCGGCGCGACCTCCGTCTACATCCACGTCGACCTCGACGTCCTCGATCCCTCCAGCTTCGACGGCCTGCTCGACCCGCAGCCGTTCGGCCTGGAGCCGGCCACCCTCGTGGCGACCATCCAGGCGCTCCGCGAGCGGTTCGAGCTCACCGGCGCCGGCATCTGCTCGTTCGCGCCGGCGACCGCCGAGGCGGCGGCCGACGACCTGGGCACGATCCTGCGCATCGTCGGCGCCCTCGCCCGCTAGCCTTCGAGGCATGAGCCCCCGTACCGCCCCCCAGGACCTCGACGACTCCCGCCCGCGCGTCTCGGTGGAGCGCGACGGTCACGTGCTGATCATCGGTCTCGACCGCGAGGAGAAGCGGAACGCGGCCGACCTCCGCATGCTGAACGAGCTCGCCCTGGCCTACGGCCTGCTCGAGAGCGACCCCGACCTCTGGGTGGGCCTCCTGCACGCGAAGGGCGAGCACTTCACCGCGGGCCTCGACCTCGCGGACGTGGCGAAGGCGGTCACGCCGGAGGGCCTCGACATCGTCCCCGAGGGCGGCATGAACCCGTGGCAGGTCGACGGCGCGCAGCTGTCGAAGCCGGTCGTCATGGCCGTCCAGGGCACCTGCCTCACCCTCGGTGTCGAGCTGGCGCTCGTGAGCGACATCGTCATCTCGGCGAAGACCAGCCGCTTCGGCCAGATGGAGGTGCGACGAGGCATCCTGCCGTTCGGCGGCGCGACGACGAGGTTCCCGGCGCGCGTCGGCTGGGGCAACGCGATGCGGTGGATGCTGACCGGCGAGACCTTCGACGCCAAGGAGGCGCTCAGGATCGGACTCGTGCAGGAGGTCGTCTTCAACGACCAGGTCTACAACCGCGCCTACGACCTCGCCCACCGGATCGCAGCCCAGGCGCCGCTGGCGGTGCAGGCGACTCTCGCGAACGCGCGCCTGGCCGTCCGGGACGGAGAGGCGGCAGCCGAGAAGAGGCTCCAGCCGGAGCTCGTCCGACTGATGCAGACCGACGACGCCGGCCTCGGCATGAAGTCGTTCCAGGCCCGCGGCGAGGCGGAGTTCACCGGCCGCTGACGCCGCCCGACCGGACTGCCGCAGACAGGACGATGGCCCGCGCAGGCAGAGCGAAGGCCCGCCACCTCGAGGGTGACGGGCCGGACGCTGCAACGGGTGTCAGGACTTGAAGACGTCCTTGACGTTCTCGCCCGCCTTCTTGGCGGATGCCTCGGCCTGGTCGCCGTGACCCTCTGCTTCGAGGTTCTCGTTGTCCGTGGCCTTGCCGGCTGCCTCTTTGGCCTTGCCGGCCGCATCCTGAGCAGCGTTCTGGATCTTGTCGCCGATACCCATACGAGCCTCCTTCTTTCGAGTTCGCGTCGCGGTTGCGCCGTCACGCAGCACCCTACGCGCCGTCCCGGGCCCCCTCCCAGGTTCCACCGAGGGAGATCGCGAGACTCCCGCCCCCGGATTCGCTGTGGCTGGGAACACCCGGGGGTGCCGGACGCTACCTTCAGATCATGACGACTTATGACCTGATCGTGATCGGTGCCGGAGCTGTCGGCGAGAACGTGGCCGACTACGCGACCCGCGGGGGCCTGAAGGTCGCCCTCGTCGAAGCCGAGCTCGTCGGCGGGGAGTGCTCCTACTGGGCCTGCATGCCGTCGAAGGCGCTCCTCATGAGCTCGACCGCCCTGAACGCGGCCCGCGCGGTCGGCGGGGCGCGGGAGGCCGTGACCGGCGAGCTCGACGTGCAGGCGGTGCTGAACCGCCGCGACTCCTTCACGAGCAACTGGGACGACTCGTCGCAGGCCGAGTGGGTCGCCGGCGCCGGGATCGACCTGATCCGCGGGCACGCCACCATCACCGGCGTCCGCGAGGTGACCGTCGACGGGCAGGTCCTGACCGCCACGCACGCGGTCGCCGCCGTCACCGGGTCGACCGCCCTGCTGCCCGACGTCCCGGGCCTCCGCGACGCCCGCCCCTGGACGAGCCGCGACGCGACGAGCGCCAAGGTGATCCCGCAGAGCCTGATGATCGTCGGCGGCGGCGTGGTCGCCGCCGAGATGGCGACGGCGTACCAGCAGCTCGGCGCGAAGGTCACCCTCGCTGCCCGCAGCGGACTCCTCGGCGGGCAGGAGCCCTTCGCCGGCGAGTTCGTGCGCGACGCGCTCACCGACCTCGGCGTCGACCTCCGACTGGGCGTCTCGCCGACCGAGGTCGTCCGCACCGAGCACGACCTCGTCGAGACGACCCTCTCCGACGGCACGACCGTCATCACCGACGAGATCCTGGTCGCCACCGGTCGTCTCCCCCGCACGGACGACCTCGGCCTCGAGAACGTCGGCATCGAGCCGGGCGACTGGCTCCACGTCGACGACACGCTGCTCGTGCACGGCACCGACTGGCTGTACGGGGTGGGCGACGTCAACCACCGCGCCCTCCTGACCCACCAGGGCAAGTACCAGGCGAGGGCCGCCGGCGAGGTCATCGCCGCGCGCGCGCTCGGCAAGCCGCTCCAGACGGAGCCCTGGGGCGCCCACGTCGCGACCGCCGACCACGCCGCGGTCCCGCAGGTCACCTTCACCAGCCCCGAGGTCGCCAGCGTCGGCCTCACCGCCGACGCCGCCCAGAAGCAGGGCATCGACGTGCGCGTCGTCGACTACGACCTCGCCGCCCTCGCAGGATCGAGCCTCAAGTCCGACGTCTACAAGGGCCAGGCGCGCATCGTCGTCGACGAGTCGCGGAAGGTCCTCGTCGGCGCCACCTTCGTCGGTCCCGAGGTCTCCGACCTCCTCCACGCGGCGACCATCGCCGTCGTCGGCGAGGTGCCGATCGACCGGCTCTGGCACGCCGTGCCGTCGTACCCGACGGTCAGCGAGATCTGGCTCCGCCTCCTCGACGCGTACGGCCGTCCGTGAAGAACCCCCTCCTCGACTCGCCCGTCTCCCGTGCGGGCTGCGCCGTCGCGACGGCCGTGGGCCTGGCGATCGGCGCACCCCTCAGCACGGGCAGGATCCGGGTGGTCGGCGATCTGATCGTCTGCGCCGGGCTCCCCCGCTGGGCCTTCCGACGCGGCGGCACCTGTGTCGGCCGCGTGTACCTCACCCGCGACAACGACGGCGACGACGTGCTCGAGCACGAGGCCGTCCACGTCGCGCAGTGGAAGAAGCACGGCATGCTCATGCCGCTGCTCTACGCCATCGCGGGCCGCGATGCGCTCACCAATCGATTCGAGATCGAAGCCGGCCTCGAGAAAGGCGGCTACCGATGACCTCGCCGCGCACCATCGTCCTCACCGGAGCATCCAGCGGGATCGGCCGCAAAGCCGCGATCGCCCTCGCCGAGGGCGGCGCCACCGTCGCCGTCGTCGGCCGGAACCCCGACCGCACGCGCGCCGTCGCCGAGCAGATCGGCGGAGTGTGGCACGTCTGCGACTTCGACCGGCTCGACGACGTGCGGAGACTCGCCGACACCCTCCTCGAGCAGCACCCCCGGATCGACGTGCTGGCCAACAACGCCGGCGGTCTCGTCAGCCGGCGGGAGGTGACCGTCGACGGCTACGAGCGCACGGTCCAGTCCAACCACCTCGCGCCGTTCCTCCTGACGCGGCTCCTCCTCCCCCGCCTCCTCGAGAGCTCGGGTCGGGTCGTCTCGACCTCGAGCACCGCCAACCTCATGGGGCAGGTGCGGCTGGACGACCTCAACTGGAGCAAGCGGCTCTGGGTCGGCGGCTGGCGCGCCTACGGCACCAGCAAGCTGCTCACGAACATGTTCATCTCGCAGCTCGCCGCCCGGTCCGACATCGAGGCGTTCGCGTTCCACCCGGGCTTCGTCGCCACGGGCTTCGGCGGCGACTCGGCGTCGATGCGGATGGTGAACATGCTCACGAACGGCAACTACGGCATCTCCGCCGACGCCGGCGCGGTGCCGCTGATCCAGCTCGCCGGTCCCACCACGATCGGCGTGCCGAGCGGCACCTACTTCGACCAGTTGAAGCCGTTCGGGCGTCAGGCGCCGCAGGCTCGCGACACGCTGCTCGCCGAAGCGGTCTGGGACCGCACCTCGCAGCTGGTGGGCCTTCCCGCCGACCTGTAGCGCGCCTCGACCGGGCCGACTCGAGCGGCTGTCTCTCGACGCCGAGGAACCACGAGGTTAGGCATGCCATAGTTAGGGTGTGCTTACTTCGACGAGAACGCCCCTCGCCCCCGGCATCTTCCCCGTGACGGTGTCGCGGATCGACGTGCTCAGCCCGGGCTTCGTCCGCGTCACGTTCGAGGGCTCCGAGCTCGCCCACTTCGGCGACGCCGGGCTCGACCAGCGCCTCAAGGTCGTCCTCCCGCACCCCGACCACGGCCTCGAACGGTTCCCGGTCACGTCCGACTGGTGGTCGGCCTGGCGGCGTCAGAGCAACGCGGAGCGGAACGTCTTCCGCACCTTCACGGCCCGCGCGATCCGACCGCGGGAGCGCGAGGTCGACATCGACTTCGTCGCGCACGGCGACGCCGGGCCGGCGTCGGCCTGGGTGTCGAGCGCCGAGGTGGGCGACGAGCTGATCCTGGTCGGGCCCGACGTCCGGGGCGGCGCTCTGGGCGGCGGGATCGAGTGGAACCCCGCCGGGGCCGCGACCGTGCTCCTGGCGGGCGACGAGACCGCCGTGCCGGCCGTCTCCGCGATCCTGGCCCAGCTCGAGAGCTCTGCCGTGGGCTGCGTCTTCCTCGAGGTGCCGACCCCCGACGACGTCCTCGACGTCATCGCTCCCGAGGGGGTGCACGTGCACTGGCTGCCCCGCTCGACGCGGCAGGCGCCGCACGGCGAGCTGCTGATCGAGGCGGTGCGCGACTGGACCGCCCGCTTCGTGACCGCCGAGCACCACGGCGTGCCGTCCGATCCTGCGAGCCTCGTCGACGTCGACATCGACCACGACATCCTCTGGGAGGTCCCGGAGGGCGGCCGCCTCGCGGGCGAGTTCTACGCCTGGCTGGCCGGAGAGGCCGGGGCGATCAAGACCCTCCGCCGCTTCCTGGTCGGCGACCTCGGCATCGATCGGCAGCAGGTGGCCTTCATGGGCTACTGGCGGCTCGGGAAGGCCGAGAACTGATGGCCGAGAGGCTCGCCGCGTGAGCCGGGCCTCGACGCTCGAGGCGACACCCCGAGCGACCGCGGCCCTCACCCGGCCGAGGGCTTCGCCGGGCGCGGCACGACTGCTCCCGGCCCTCGCCCTCGCGGCGGGCGTCCTCGTCCTCGCCGCTCTGCTGAGCATCGCGGTCGGCGCCCACCCGGTCCCGCTCGGGACGGTCTGGCAGGCTCTCGTCCACCCCGGCAGCAGCTACGACGACACGGTCGTGCAGTCGAGGATCCCGCGGACGGTCCTCGGCCTGCTCTGCGGGGCAGCACTCGCTGTCGCCGGCGTCGTCGTCCAGGGCCTGACCCGCAACCCGCTCGGCGACCCGGGCCTCCTCGGCGTGAACGTCGGCGCCAGCACGGCCATCGTCGTCGGCCTGACCTTCTTCGGCGTCGGCACCGGCAGCGCCCGCGTCTGGCTGGCCGTCCCCGGCGCCCTGCTCGCCGTCGTCGCCGTGCACGCCCTCGGGTCCGGTCGCCGCGGAGCCTCCCCGGTGCGGCTCGTGCTCGCCGGGGCCGTGGTCTCCGCGATCCTGGCCGCCGTCATCCAGGCCGTGACGCTCACCCACCCGGCGACCTTCGCCGACTACCGCTTCTGGGTGGTCGGCAGTCTCGCCGGCCGCGACCCCGGCGTCGTCTCTCAGGTGCTGCCCGTCCTGATCTCCGGCGGCGCGCTCACCCTCCTCCTGCCGGGGGCGCTCAACGCGCTCGCCCTGGGCGACGACACGGCGACGGCGCTCGGCGTCGCGGTCGGCCGGACCAGGATCGTCGGCGCCCTGGCAGCGACACTCCTCTGCGCCGGATCCACCGCAGCGATCGGGCCCATCGCCTTCGTCGGGCTGGCAGTGCCGCACATCGTCCGCGGATTCACGGGCGGCGACC is a genomic window of Frondihabitans peucedani containing:
- a CDS encoding arginase family protein, whose amino-acid sequence is MRFVAVPQWQGSPSSRAMRLSDGADAIFGDLPAKASTLIEVPVGAGDALGTTIHRLSAISSTADALAAELASSDETALVVGGDCGIELAAVAHAYRDDTCVVWFDAHPDLHSPESSESGAFSGMILGALVGRADDELRAGAVTVTPPRIPTSRVVLAGARSFDDAEDAFVEESGIATVSAFDLDPQDVVDAVAATGATSVYIHVDLDVLDPSSFDGLLDPQPFGLEPATLVATIQALRERFELTGAGICSFAPATAEAAADDLGTILRIVGALAR
- a CDS encoding crotonase/enoyl-CoA hydratase family protein; the encoded protein is MSPRTAPQDLDDSRPRVSVERDGHVLIIGLDREEKRNAADLRMLNELALAYGLLESDPDLWVGLLHAKGEHFTAGLDLADVAKAVTPEGLDIVPEGGMNPWQVDGAQLSKPVVMAVQGTCLTLGVELALVSDIVISAKTSRFGQMEVRRGILPFGGATTRFPARVGWGNAMRWMLTGETFDAKEALRIGLVQEVVFNDQVYNRAYDLAHRIAAQAPLAVQATLANARLAVRDGEAAAEKRLQPELVRLMQTDDAGLGMKSFQARGEAEFTGR
- a CDS encoding CsbD family protein — translated: MGIGDKIQNAAQDAAGKAKEAAGKATDNENLEAEGHGDQAEASAKKAGENVKDVFKS
- a CDS encoding NAD(P)/FAD-dependent oxidoreductase encodes the protein MTTYDLIVIGAGAVGENVADYATRGGLKVALVEAELVGGECSYWACMPSKALLMSSTALNAARAVGGAREAVTGELDVQAVLNRRDSFTSNWDDSSQAEWVAGAGIDLIRGHATITGVREVTVDGQVLTATHAVAAVTGSTALLPDVPGLRDARPWTSRDATSAKVIPQSLMIVGGGVVAAEMATAYQQLGAKVTLAARSGLLGGQEPFAGEFVRDALTDLGVDLRLGVSPTEVVRTEHDLVETTLSDGTTVITDEILVATGRLPRTDDLGLENVGIEPGDWLHVDDTLLVHGTDWLYGVGDVNHRALLTHQGKYQARAAGEVIAARALGKPLQTEPWGAHVATADHAAVPQVTFTSPEVASVGLTADAAQKQGIDVRVVDYDLAALAGSSLKSDVYKGQARIVVDESRKVLVGATFVGPEVSDLLHAATIAVVGEVPIDRLWHAVPSYPTVSEIWLRLLDAYGRP
- a CDS encoding Fe-S oxidoreductase — translated: MKNPLLDSPVSRAGCAVATAVGLAIGAPLSTGRIRVVGDLIVCAGLPRWAFRRGGTCVGRVYLTRDNDGDDVLEHEAVHVAQWKKHGMLMPLLYAIAGRDALTNRFEIEAGLEKGGYR
- a CDS encoding SDR family NAD(P)-dependent oxidoreductase is translated as MTSPRTIVLTGASSGIGRKAAIALAEGGATVAVVGRNPDRTRAVAEQIGGVWHVCDFDRLDDVRRLADTLLEQHPRIDVLANNAGGLVSRREVTVDGYERTVQSNHLAPFLLTRLLLPRLLESSGRVVSTSSTANLMGQVRLDDLNWSKRLWVGGWRAYGTSKLLTNMFISQLAARSDIEAFAFHPGFVATGFGGDSASMRMVNMLTNGNYGISADAGAVPLIQLAGPTTIGVPSGTYFDQLKPFGRQAPQARDTLLAEAVWDRTSQLVGLPADL
- a CDS encoding siderophore-interacting protein codes for the protein MLTSTRTPLAPGIFPVTVSRIDVLSPGFVRVTFEGSELAHFGDAGLDQRLKVVLPHPDHGLERFPVTSDWWSAWRRQSNAERNVFRTFTARAIRPREREVDIDFVAHGDAGPASAWVSSAEVGDELILVGPDVRGGALGGGIEWNPAGAATVLLAGDETAVPAVSAILAQLESSAVGCVFLEVPTPDDVLDVIAPEGVHVHWLPRSTRQAPHGELLIEAVRDWTARFVTAEHHGVPSDPASLVDVDIDHDILWEVPEGGRLAGEFYAWLAGEAGAIKTLRRFLVGDLGIDRQQVAFMGYWRLGKAEN
- a CDS encoding FecCD family ABC transporter permease produces the protein MSRASTLEATPRATAALTRPRASPGAARLLPALALAAGVLVLAALLSIAVGAHPVPLGTVWQALVHPGSSYDDTVVQSRIPRTVLGLLCGAALAVAGVVVQGLTRNPLGDPGLLGVNVGASTAIVVGLTFFGVGTGSARVWLAVPGALLAVVAVHALGSGRRGASPVRLVLAGAVVSAILAAVIQAVTLTHPATFADYRFWVVGSLAGRDPGVVSQVLPVLISGGALTLLLPGALNALALGDDTATALGVAVGRTRIVGALAATLLCAGSTAAIGPIAFVGLAVPHIVRGFTGGDHRWLLPFSALLGPTLLLLADVVGRVVASPQELSVGVVTAFLGAPVLLLAVRRMRGRE